The genomic interval CACCGCTGGTCGCGGACGATACTCCGGAGATCAACTTCCCGGCCCCTGAGAAAACGTTGTCGCCGCCGATCATCGCGGTCGACAACGTGGCGGTCGGCTACGATCCGAAACATCCCGTGCTGCGCCACGTCACGCTGCGGATCGATCCGGACGACCGCATCGCGCTGCTCGGCTCCAACGGCAACGGCAAGTCGACCCTGGTGAAGCTGCTGGCGAACCGGTTGGCGCCGTTCTCGGGGTCCGTGACGCGGGCGGACAAGCTGTCGATCGCGTACTTCGCGCAGCATCAACTCGATGAGCTGAACGAGGACGGCTCGACCTATGACCACGTCCGCAGGCTGATGCCGGATGCGCCGGAGAGCAAGATCCGGGCGCGCGCCGGCGCCATGGGCTTCTCCGGCAAGGCGGCCGACACCCTGGTCAAGAGCCTGTCGGGCGGCGAGAAGGCGCGCCTGCTGCTCGGGCTCGCGACCTTCTACGGTCCGAACATGATCATCCTCGATGAGCCCACCAACCATCTCGACATCGACAGCCGCGCGGCGCTGGCGGAGGCAATCAACGACTTCCCCGGCGCGGTGATCATGGTGTCGCACGACCGCTATCTGATCGACGCCTGCGCCGATCGATTGTGGGTGGTGGCCGAGCACAAGGTGAAACCGTTCGACGGCGATCTCGACGATTATCGCCGGGCCGTGCTGTCCTCCCGTGGCGCCCGAACGACGTCGTCAGAGACCAAGGAACGCAAAGCCGATGACAGCGCCGCCAAGGCGTCGGCACCGCGCCCCAAGAAGACGGTTTCGCTGAAGCAGCAGATCGCCGATGCCGAAGCGGAGATCGACCGCATCACCGCGATCATCGAGAAGATCGATGCGGCGCTGGCGATCCCGGACCTTTTCACCCGCGATCCGAAACAGGCCGCTCAACTCAGCACCGCGCGCGCCAACGCGCAGGCGGCCTTGCAAGCTGCGGAAGAGAAGTGGCTGGAGGCGAGCGCGGCGCAGGACGCCGCGCAAAGCTGAGCGCTACTGCGCCGATCGCGCGCTTCGCTTCTTCGCGCGCGTCGGCTTGCGTTCCTGAACAGCGTCCGGTGCACGCTCGATCGCGCTGAGCCGGCCCGCCGTGAAGGTATAGATGCCGGCACGCGCCCCGCGGTTGTAGGTCAGGACCGCGAGACGGTCGCCGCGCTCATTGTTCGACAGGCTGACATGATCCGGCGCACCGAGGCCGCGCGCGACGTCGCATTCGGTGTGGCCGAGCGCGACGGTGCCGCCTGCCGTCATCGGAGCGGCCTGCCCGTCCTGCGGTGCGTTGGGATCGCCCGGCGCCGGCCCCATGCCAGGGCAGCGGCCGTCAGCGCTGATCAGGTCTTCCGGGGTGACCGGTTTGTCCGGCGTCAGCGGCGGGGTTTCGATCGAGATGTTCTTGATGAACACCCGGCCCGGCTTCGAGAACCACTCGGCATCGCGCGACAAGAATTCAGGGGTGCCGGAACAGCCCGCAAGCAAGGGCGTGGTCAGCGCCAGCGTGATGAACAGCGGCCGCACGGAAAACTTCTGATACACGATCGATCGCGCCCCAATAGAGATCTTAAGCACTTGTCCAATCACCGATTTACGGCACCACCGTGACGGCCTTGCCGTAGCCCTGCGGTCGTCTTCAGCATCCACAGCCTGTTGCCTGGTCTCGCCCGCCTAGTCCCGCCGCTGCCAGCGACCGGCCTCGTCGGCCTGCCAGTACGTCACCTCAAAAGCCTTCGCTTTGCACTGCTTCCAGGCGTCGCGCGCCATTGCCACCGCCTCGTCGTCATCGCCGTTAAACAGCAGCACCATCCGTTCGTAGCTGCCCGAATCCTCGGGCAGCGCTGCGTTGTCGACGAGGAACCGGACCTTGGCTCCGTTCGGATTGCCCTCGCCCGTCGTCAGCAGGATCGGCTGTTGCGCGGCATCTGCCACACGCCAGGTGGCGTGCGGCAGAAACGAGTCGTCGCGATAGGTCCAAAGATGCGAGTCGAGCGCGTCGGCCCGCTCCTCGGACGTCGACTGCACCACCACCCGCCAGCCGCGCGCGAGTGATTTCTCGAGCAGCGGCGGCAGCACCTGTTCGACGGTCCTGCCTTGGAGGTGATAGAACAGCACTTCGGTCATCGCGCCGATTACTTCTTGGCTTCGTAGTACTCCGCCACGAGCTGATTGAGCAGACGGACGCCGTAGCCCGAGCCCCAGCTCTGATTGATCTCGTTCTTCGGCGAGGCCATCGCGGTGCCGGCGATGTCGAGATGCGCCCACGGCGTGCCGTCGACGAAGCGCTGCAGGAACTGCGCCGCGGTGATCGAACCGCCGTTGCGCGATCCGGTGTTCTTCATGTCGGCGAACTGGGAATCGATCTGCTTGTCGTATTCCGGGCCGAGCGGCATCCGCCAAACCTTCTCGCCGGTGGACTGACCAACGGCGGTCAGCCGCTCCGCGAGCTGATCGTTGTTGGAGAACAGGCCGGCATATTCGGTGCCGAGCGCCACCATGATGGCGCCGGTGAGCGTCGCCAGATCGACCATGAACTTCGGCTTATGCTTCTGAGCCACGTACCAAAGCACGTCGGCCAACACCAAACGGCCCTCGGCGTCGGTGTTGATGATCTCGATGGTCTGGC from Rhodopseudomonas palustris carries:
- a CDS encoding ABC-F family ATP-binding cassette domain-containing protein codes for the protein MLTLTDISIRLAGRLLIDQSSVQIAPGARVGFIGRNGAGKSTLFRAIRGELATETGRITLPPRWRIGSLAQEVPNGPETLLEVVLAADIERAALLHEAETALDPHRIADIQTRLVDIDAHSAPARASAILSGLGFSDADQARSCSEFSGGWRMRVALAATLFAAPDLLLLDEPTNYLDLEGTMWLEDHLANYPRTVIVISHDRDLLDTSVNEILHLDRGRLVHFRGSYSAYADFRANKLALDAKNAKRDEARRKHLQDFVDRFKAKATKARQAQSRVKMLEKMKPIAPLVADDTPEINFPAPEKTLSPPIIAVDNVAVGYDPKHPVLRHVTLRIDPDDRIALLGSNGNGKSTLVKLLANRLAPFSGSVTRADKLSIAYFAQHQLDELNEDGSTYDHVRRLMPDAPESKIRARAGAMGFSGKAADTLVKSLSGGEKARLLLGLATFYGPNMIILDEPTNHLDIDSRAALAEAINDFPGAVIMVSHDRYLIDACADRLWVVAEHKVKPFDGDLDDYRRAVLSSRGARTTSSETKERKADDSAAKASAPRPKKTVSLKQQIADAEAEIDRITAIIEKIDAALAIPDLFTRDPKQAAQLSTARANAQAALQAAEEKWLEASAAQDAAQS
- a CDS encoding DNA polymerase III subunit chi, coding for MTEVLFYHLQGRTVEQVLPPLLEKSLARGWRVVVQSTSEERADALDSHLWTYRDDSFLPHATWRVADAAQQPILLTTGEGNPNGAKVRFLVDNAALPEDSGSYERMVLLFNGDDDEAVAMARDAWKQCKAKAFEVTYWQADEAGRWQRRD